In a genomic window of Candidatus Margulisiibacteriota bacterium:
- a CDS encoding RNA polymerase sigma factor, translating to MAKPDFSQAYEDNRKNVWNLISRFVFTVQDREDLFQEVFLNIHKGLKGFRADSSLETWIYRVASNTAISFVNKKNRYKSLVDLLHLERHVEAEKEQEAADLEELLPLKKLNPKQRMILLLSDVEEKKLEEISEIMGLALGTVKSNLFRAREIIRKEVVKNGGI from the coding sequence ATGGCCAAACCTGATTTTTCCCAAGCATATGAGGACAACAGAAAGAATGTCTGGAACCTAATCTCCAGGTTCGTTTTTACCGTCCAGGACCGGGAGGACCTGTTCCAGGAAGTATTCCTTAACATACACAAGGGGCTAAAGGGCTTCAGGGCGGATTCTTCCCTTGAGACTTGGATATACAGGGTGGCATCCAACACTGCCATAAGTTTTGTCAACAAAAAGAACAGGTATAAGTCGCTTGTCGATTTGCTGCACCTGGAAAGGCATGTTGAAGCAGAAAAGGAACAGGAAGCTGCCGACCTTGAAGAGCTCCTGCCGTTAAAGAAGCTGAACCCTAAACAGAGGATGATACTGCTGCTTTCGGATGTTGAAGAGAAGAAGCTTGAAGAAATCTCCGAGATCATGGGGCTTGCCCTGGGAACGGTAAAATCAAATCTCTTCCGGGCAAGAGAAATAATAAGAAAGGAAGTGGTAAAAAATGGCGGCATATAA